The stretch of DNA GCGAAAGTTTAATGTGTCTGTTATATGATTTCATACCTCAGGGTTCTATGTATCCAACTTATCATAGTCTTGGGGGTTATTTAAACTTTTTCCGAATTGATTCCGACTCCGACGGTGAAGAGCTTCATCCGACTCATCCCCCCTGTTAGCAAACCCACGCGTTGGCTTCCGAATGCCTCTCCTCTGGGGGGTTTCCGAGCTTCATCCGACTCGTCGTCCCGCCGAAGAATCGCGTCCCACCAACGGCACTAGCAACCGCCGTTCACCTTGATCTGGACCCGATCGAGACTTCGAGTCCAACTCGACCGCGTAATCTTCGCTCACGCGTCAATAATGGCGGGGCTATAAACTCCACCACTCACACGACCCAGCGAGTCTCCCACACGCACGGATCCACTCCACTGGGCCCACTCGGcctcatggcggcggcgccggaggcggcgtcctgcgacggcagcggcgcgcgcatGACGCTGAACTGCAGCCACGGCGGCCGCTTCCTGCCcctcggccccggcggcgcgctGCGGTACGTGGGCGGCAAGACGCGCGTCCTCGCCGTGCCGCGCGCCGCGACCTTCCGCGACCTGGCGGCGCGGCTGTCgccggaggtggccggcggcgcggaggtgcgCGCGATCAGGCACCGCCTCGCCGACGAGGGCCTCGAGGACGTGATCGTCTCGGTCACCTGCGACGACGAGCTCGCGCACATGCGCGACGAGTACGACCGCCTGCGCGCCACGCGGCCAGCCGCCAGGTTCCGGGTTTACGTCACCACCAGCGCTCCTGccggttccgccgccgccggcgacttccAAGGGCGGAGAGCGGCGTCAGGGCTCCCACCCCTCCTCGACCCCAAGATGCGACGCGTCAAGAGCGTGGAGGCGCAGCTGCACCGGTGCCCCGCCTTGCCAGCGCCGATGCGGCGGATCCAGAGCGCAATGGAGTTCGCACGGGCCATCCAAGTCCAACCGTGTCCTTCCGCCACCGGCGCCAGCAGGAGAGCTGCCGCAACAGTCAGCGCCGTGACCTgtgcgcggccgcgccgccgctggcgcgtcCAGTGGACGCACTGCCCGGCATGTCCAAGAAAGTAGCTGCTCCTTCGGTGCCCGCGGCGATGGCAACAGGGCGGCTGGTCTTCACAGATGCCGCAAGGGGGAAGGCGAGGAGCAGAAGCCTCCTGGCGGCCATGGAGAACAGAAGAGCGATCTGGGAGTTGGCTAGTTAGGGCTTAGATTGTGTTGACGGTTATTGCCAAGCTGTAAATACAGATTGCTGTGTAAATACAGTTTTTGAAATacaatattattttataatttgtAATTGTCCTCTGTTTATTCGTCCAAGATTACTTTGGACcatttggtgtttatttgtgaGCCACAGCCCACAGCCAAAAAGAGTGACTGTCTTTTTCCCCTTCAGTGGATGTATACTCAGAACTGTGTAAATACAAATTAATTTGTCAATGCATCCTCCAACTTGTTGCAGTTGCATTAAATTCTTCTCAAATAACAATGTCACATAAAGACAAGTATATGTTTACCAATTGCATAAGTTTCAGTTAACAACACAAGTAGtagtattttaaaaaaaactcaggTAGTAGATAGTAAAATTGAATCATACAAATAGTGTCGAGGCATCTGAATTTATACAGCCTTAACTAAAATTTCCATAAAACAAAAACTTGGCAGTTCCATAATCATGAGCTTCAGATAGGAAACAAGAAAGTCAGGCAGATATCAGGATGTAACCAATGAAGTTTATTAATCAGAGTATCCAACAGTGCTCCACAGTAAGTAGCAGCAAATCCAGAATAGACTTGATTCCATTCAACACTGGGGAAACTATGTAATTCAAATCCAGTCCATAAAAAAAATGTTGGATAACCCACAGGCCACAGCCATTGCGTGGCATtagggaaggaaaagaaaaggtataAATCTAATACATGATCTGACCTATCTACCAGGTACAAAGACTAGTGGTTGTGCTCCTTCAGAGGTGATCTTCTCTCCAGAACATGCCCTGATTTGTTCCTGATCAAAGATGCAGAAGTTCTAGCTTTAG from Panicum virgatum strain AP13 chromosome 9K, P.virgatum_v5, whole genome shotgun sequence encodes:
- the LOC120648528 gene encoding uncharacterized protein LOC120648528; protein product: MAAAPEAASCDGSGARMTLNCSHGGRFLPLGPGGALRYVGGKTRVLAVPRAATFRDLAARLSPEVAGGAEVRAIRHRLADEGLEDVIVSVTCDDELAHMRDEYDRLRATRPAARFRVYVTTSAPAGSAAAGDFQGRRAASGLPPLLDPKMRRVKSVEAQLHRCPALPAPMRRIQSAMEFARAIQVQPCPSATGASRRAAATVSAVTCARPRRRWRVQWTHCPACPRK